In Desulfurobacterium indicum, the DNA window AACGACTTGGAAAGGAATCTTTTATAAACGAAATCTTAAACGGGGAAAAATCATGATAAAGGTAGATTTACATCTCCACTCCAGAGCATCAAACAGACCTGCCGGCTTTCTTTCAAAAAAACTCAATATATGTGAAAGCTATTCAGAACCTCTAAAACTATACGAAAAGCTAAAAAGCCGCGGAATGACTCTTTTTACACTTACCGACCACGATTCAATAGCGGGATGTCTCGAAATTGCTCATCTGCCAAACACATTCATAAGCGAAGAAATAACAACTCAATTCCCTGAAGATGGAGGTTGTGTCAATAATTTTGTGTAAACCATTAGGAGTACCTCCTGGAGAACATATCCTGAAGTTCTTCCTTAGCCTCA includes these proteins:
- a CDS encoding PHP domain-containing protein encodes the protein MIKVDLHLHSRASNRPAGFLSKKLNICESYSEPLKLYEKLKSRGMTLFTLTDHDSIAGCLEIAHLPNTFISEEITTQFPEDGGCVNNFV